Proteins encoded by one window of Brevibacterium atlanticum:
- a CDS encoding hydroxymethylglutaryl-CoA lyase — translation MARPTHVDILDTTLRDGLQIEKAIVPTEVKVALAEKLIAAGLTQIEVGSFVNPKKVPQMADTDELLRRLSPHEADGVEFYTLVFNLKGAQRAVDAGAKNIKLVLSASEGHSKANSDASIAEASDRLMDAAHFACDQGLRFDITTAVSFICPFDGITEAGHLVEVLRPFVDAGAHGIGVADTIGNASPSLVRRNTSAVLEAFPGKPVNLHLHDTYNFGMANVAAALDLGIAHFDAAMGGLGGCPFAPGAAGNIGTDDLVHLLHREGVATGVDVEALTEVRAPLIEAVGHGLTSSLSDIPATPAAFDSRFARRATK, via the coding sequence ATGGCCAGGCCCACCCACGTCGACATCCTCGACACCACTCTGCGCGACGGTCTGCAGATCGAGAAGGCGATCGTGCCCACTGAGGTCAAGGTCGCGCTCGCCGAGAAGCTCATCGCGGCGGGACTGACCCAGATCGAAGTCGGATCCTTCGTCAATCCGAAGAAGGTGCCGCAGATGGCCGACACCGACGAGCTCCTCCGCCGCCTGTCTCCCCACGAAGCCGACGGGGTCGAGTTCTACACCCTCGTCTTCAACCTCAAGGGCGCTCAACGCGCCGTCGATGCGGGAGCGAAGAACATCAAGCTCGTCCTCTCGGCCTCCGAAGGGCACTCGAAGGCGAACTCGGATGCCTCCATCGCCGAGGCATCCGACCGCCTCATGGACGCCGCGCACTTCGCCTGTGACCAGGGGCTGCGCTTCGACATCACGACCGCCGTCAGCTTCATCTGCCCCTTCGACGGCATCACCGAGGCCGGTCACCTCGTCGAGGTCCTCCGCCCCTTCGTCGATGCCGGCGCGCACGGCATCGGGGTGGCCGACACCATCGGAAACGCCAGTCCCTCGCTCGTCCGTCGGAACACCTCGGCGGTCCTCGAAGCCTTTCCAGGGAAACCGGTCAACCTCCACCTCCACGACACGTACAACTTCGGCATGGCCAATGTCGCAGCCGCCCTTGACCTCGGCATCGCTCACTTCGATGCGGCGATGGGCGGGCTCGGCGGCTGCCCGTTCGCACCGGGAGCGGCCGGCAACATCGGCACCGATGACCTCGTCCACCTCCTCCACCGCGAAGGCGTGGCCACCGGGGTCGACGTCGAGGCCCTCACCGAGGTGCGCGCACCTCTCATCGAGGCAGTCGGCCACGGCCTGACCTCGAGCCTGTCCGACATCCCGGCGACCCCGGCGGCTTTCGACAGCCGCTTCGCTCGAAGAGCGACGAAGTGA
- a CDS encoding CaiB/BaiF CoA transferase family protein translates to MSTRRLPLDGVRVLELGNYIAAPTAGRMLADFGAEVIKVERPGTGDELRNWRLKAGDTSMLYRTINRNKKSVVLDLRSDEGREAVLELVRRSDILLENFRPGTLEKWGLGPDVLEAANPDLVLVRISAFGQTGPMSARPGFAAVAEGYSGFRELVGDPDRPPVRVGISIGDSIAGMQAAFGAVMMLFDRQRQKIAGAAEAVVGSAHGFEGEGPLSERTVDVALNEAMFSVMESLVPDYSAFGEIRTRTGGRMEGIAPSNGYLCAGGKSVVIAGNGDGIFGRLMAAIGRNDLAEDADLQTNAGRWERREELDEAIGAWCAERSVEDVVAVLEEAGVPAGPIYTAEDLVADEQLAARGMIQHHDVSTGEEMLDDVAFPGITPVIGGESIAIDHLGPDLGEHTEEVLGWLGLKSAAQGDGDGVDRGGRRD, encoded by the coding sequence ATGAGCACGCGCCGACTTCCCCTTGACGGTGTGCGAGTCCTCGAACTCGGCAATTACATCGCCGCGCCCACCGCCGGGCGGATGCTCGCCGATTTCGGCGCCGAGGTGATCAAGGTCGAACGTCCCGGCACCGGCGATGAGCTGCGCAATTGGCGACTCAAAGCCGGCGACACCTCGATGCTCTACCGCACGATCAACCGCAACAAGAAGTCCGTGGTGCTCGACCTGCGCAGCGACGAAGGGCGAGAGGCCGTGCTCGAACTCGTCCGCCGCTCGGACATCCTGCTGGAGAACTTCCGTCCCGGCACCCTCGAGAAGTGGGGGCTCGGCCCGGACGTCCTCGAAGCCGCGAACCCCGACCTCGTGCTCGTGCGGATCTCCGCATTCGGGCAGACCGGCCCGATGTCCGCCCGCCCGGGATTCGCGGCCGTGGCCGAGGGATACTCCGGGTTCCGTGAGCTCGTCGGCGACCCCGACCGCCCACCCGTGCGCGTGGGCATCTCGATCGGCGATTCGATCGCCGGAATGCAGGCCGCGTTCGGTGCCGTGATGATGCTCTTCGACCGACAGCGACAGAAGATCGCCGGGGCCGCCGAGGCGGTCGTCGGGTCCGCGCACGGATTCGAAGGGGAGGGCCCGCTGTCGGAGCGGACCGTGGACGTCGCACTCAACGAGGCGATGTTCTCCGTGATGGAATCCCTCGTCCCCGACTATTCCGCGTTCGGAGAGATCCGCACCCGCACCGGGGGTCGGATGGAGGGCATCGCGCCCTCGAACGGCTACCTCTGCGCAGGTGGGAAATCCGTGGTCATCGCCGGTAACGGCGATGGAATCTTCGGCCGGCTGATGGCCGCGATCGGTCGGAATGACCTCGCCGAGGATGCCGATCTGCAGACGAATGCCGGACGTTGGGAGCGGCGTGAGGAACTCGACGAAGCGATTGGGGCCTGGTGTGCCGAACGCTCGGTTGAGGACGTGGTGGCGGTCTTGGAGGAGGCCGGGGTTCCGGCCGGCCCGATCTACACTGCGGAGGATCTCGTCGCCGACGAGCAACTGGCCGCGCGCGGGATGATCCAGCACCACGACGTGTCCACCGGCGAGGAGATGCTCGACGACGTCGCCTTCCCCGGCATCACCCCGGTCATCGGCGGAGAATCCATTGCCATCGACCACCTCGGGCCTGACCTCGGCGAACACACCGAGGAAGTGCTGGGGTGGCTGGGGCTGAAGTCGGCCGCTCAGGGTGATGGTGACGGTGTCGACCGCGGCGGTCGACGCGACTGA
- a CDS encoding sodium:solute symporter family protein → MSTVEIVTLAGIVLVAILGFIGRKKPNADLSEWTVGGRRFGVATTWLLQAGETFTTFTFLGTAGLVVSGGAAAFYSMPYVPLGYLVLYFIGPKIWRMAKARGHLTQADFLEHSYSSRTLGVIAGVCGVVFLLPYLQLQITGLGLIVQLVTGNRTTGVWSMVIAFILVVAFVLWSGLRGVATTAYFKDALMLIMLFVVCISIPIHFTGGFTTVFDTVAATMPDLLSVHGTEEYGIPWYISNMAISAIGVAFVTLPHMWPPILAARSSAVLRQNYLWLPIYNTFIVLPLIVGYVAVVILGRNTDADSALLHLASKMFPDWVIGILAVAGITTAMVPSAALLIGISTLASRNVFRIKSERHQFTATQIIVVVATGLSLLLAIVMPDLLANLLLLTFSGLDQLAPAIAAALFFRGRLSVNSIIAGLAAGLIVVIAYTFWLPLPWAISEGIIGLGVNIVVVAICEALLRPLRGRRGSRTDATVPA, encoded by the coding sequence ATGAGCACCGTCGAAATCGTCACCCTCGCAGGCATCGTCCTCGTCGCCATCCTCGGCTTCATCGGCCGCAAGAAGCCGAACGCCGACCTCTCCGAATGGACCGTCGGCGGCCGACGCTTCGGCGTGGCCACCACCTGGCTGCTCCAAGCCGGCGAGACCTTCACGACCTTCACCTTCCTCGGCACTGCGGGACTCGTCGTCTCCGGAGGCGCCGCCGCCTTCTACTCGATGCCCTACGTCCCGCTGGGCTACCTCGTCCTCTACTTCATCGGCCCGAAGATCTGGCGCATGGCCAAGGCCCGCGGACACCTGACACAGGCCGACTTCCTCGAACACAGCTACTCCTCACGCACCCTCGGCGTCATCGCCGGTGTCTGCGGTGTCGTCTTCCTGCTGCCCTACCTGCAGCTGCAGATCACCGGGCTCGGACTCATCGTCCAACTCGTCACCGGCAACCGCACCACCGGAGTGTGGTCGATGGTCATCGCCTTCATCCTCGTCGTCGCCTTCGTCCTGTGGTCAGGACTGCGCGGAGTCGCCACGACCGCGTACTTCAAAGACGCACTCATGCTGATCATGCTCTTCGTCGTCTGCATCTCGATCCCCATCCACTTCACCGGCGGATTCACCACCGTCTTCGACACCGTCGCCGCGACCATGCCCGACCTGCTCTCAGTCCACGGCACCGAGGAATACGGCATCCCCTGGTACATCTCGAACATGGCGATCAGCGCGATCGGCGTCGCCTTCGTGACCCTGCCGCACATGTGGCCGCCGATCCTCGCGGCCCGCAGCTCCGCAGTGCTGCGGCAGAACTACCTGTGGCTGCCGATCTACAACACCTTCATCGTCCTGCCGCTCATCGTCGGCTACGTCGCCGTCGTCATCCTCGGACGCAACACCGACGCCGACTCCGCGCTGCTCCACCTCGCCTCGAAGATGTTCCCCGACTGGGTGATCGGCATCCTCGCCGTCGCCGGCATCACCACCGCCATGGTGCCCTCGGCCGCACTGCTCATCGGCATCTCGACGCTGGCCTCGCGCAACGTCTTCCGGATCAAGTCCGAACGCCACCAGTTCACGGCCACTCAGATCATCGTCGTCGTCGCCACCGGACTGTCCCTGCTGCTGGCGATCGTCATGCCTGATCTGCTCGCGAATCTGCTGCTGCTGACGTTCTCCGGCCTCGACCAGCTGGCACCGGCGATCGCCGCAGCACTCTTCTTCCGCGGCCGTCTCAGCGTCAACTCGATCATCGCGGGCCTCGCCGCGGGACTCATCGTCGTCATCGCCTACACGTTCTGGCTGCCCCTGCCCTGGGCGATCAGCGAAGGCATCATCGGCCTCGGCGTCAACATCGTGGTCGTCGCGATCTGCGAGGCCCTGCTCCGACCTCTGCGAGGACGGCGCGGAAGCCGCACCGACGCCACGGTGCCTGCCTGA
- a CDS encoding dihydrofolate reductase family protein, with protein MGELMYSINVTVDGCCDHRVGLISEELHRHHADNLARADGLIFGRTTYEMMEDAWRQPPESITPAEDLDPFVAAIDPARKYLVSSTRETAQWNTEIIRGDLDSAVRRLKDESETGLIVGGVTLPRGLAELGLIDVVEFVVHPMIAGHGPYVFAGLTEVVDLVPDGRSELASGHAVLWFRPKS; from the coding sequence ATGGGCGAGCTCATGTACTCGATCAACGTCACCGTCGACGGCTGCTGCGACCACCGTGTCGGACTCATCAGCGAAGAGCTGCACCGGCACCACGCGGACAACCTCGCCCGTGCCGACGGGCTGATCTTCGGGCGCACCACCTACGAGATGATGGAAGACGCGTGGCGACAGCCGCCTGAATCGATTACTCCCGCGGAAGACCTCGACCCTTTCGTCGCCGCCATCGATCCGGCACGAAAATATCTCGTCTCCTCCACTCGGGAGACCGCGCAATGGAACACCGAGATCATCCGCGGCGACCTCGACTCGGCAGTCCGCCGGCTCAAAGACGAGTCCGAGACCGGGCTCATCGTTGGGGGAGTGACGCTGCCGCGCGGACTCGCCGAACTCGGACTCATCGATGTTGTCGAATTCGTGGTCCACCCCATGATCGCCGGGCACGGCCCCTATGTCTTCGCGGGGCTCACCGAGGTCGTCGACCTCGTGCCCGATGGCCGCAGCGAGCTGGCCTCCGGGCACGCCGTCCTGTGGTTCCGGCCGAAGAGCTAG